The nucleotide sequence CGCGTGGTCGCCGACGGTGGCCGGTCCCGCCAGTCGTAGTAGCCGGACCTGGACACACCCAGCCAGGTGAACATCTGCTTGAGAGACGGAGCGTCGTTGACATTGTCGGCGCTATTGTGCGCGTACTCGGCGGCGATGAACTCGTACTTCTCGCTCACCGCTGCTCCTTCGCGAAGTACGCGGCAGCTTTTTTCAGGAACGCGAGCTCCATCTCCTGGTCTCGCGTCCGCCGTCGCAGTTCGGCCAACTCCGCACGTTCGGACAACCCCAGCGGCGGCTCGTCGCCGACGTGGTCCTCTCGGTACTTCTTCACCCAATTGCCGAGAGTGGTCTCACCCACGCCGATCTCACGCGCCACATCGGCAATACGACGGTCATTCTCGACCACCAGTCGAGCAGCCTCTTCGCGGAACTCAGGCGTGAATGTTGCCTTCTTCCTCGCCACGAACACTTCTCCTTTCCGGATCGGACCTTATGAGGTCCGCAGTCCGGAAAGTGGGAGGCACGCCAACGGCGGTGCGGGTCCTGGTCTGGCGTTACGTCGTGGTCTGCCGTTACGCGAAACGGTGGATTCGGGGCTGGTGGCGTGACTGGAGACCTGGACGTAACGGCAGACCAGGACCCCGGCACTCACCAACCTGGGTCTGACGCGCGTCCTGGGTGTGAGGCGCGGTTTCGGGCTCGAAACGAGTGTTCGGCGCGCGTGAGACCCAGGACGCGCCTCACACCCAGGAGGCCAACGCTGCAGAGTCCGGCGAACGGTGCATATCGGGGCGGGCTGTGCCCGGTTCTTCCCAGTCCCCCTGATAGCTGCCAGTTCTTAGGCCGCGTGGCCGCGGGTCAAGCGGTCATCGTGGGCCTGTCAAGTTTTTCGTGTAAGACAGGGCAAACCTTTACCTTGATGTGACTTTTCTAGGTGAGTCTTCCGGGGAATTCCACGACCAGGAAGTTGAGTGCTTTCTTCCATCCGTGGGTTCCGGTGCCTGATGCTCCTCCTCGTTTCCGGCTGATGTTACGGATCCCGAGAAAGAGCAGCTTCATGGCGGCGTCATCGTCGGGGAAGTGGCCGCGGGTCTTGGTGATCTTCCGTAGCTGGTAGTTGATTGATTCGATCAGGTTCGTCGTGTAGACGATTCGGCGTAGCTCGGCCGGGTAATCCAGGAACGGGATGAACTCGTTCCACGCATTCTTCCACACCTCGATCGCGCCGGGATACTGCTGCCCGAAATTCTGCTCGAATTCTTTCAACGCGATCTCGGCCGCGGCGACGCCGGGAGCGGTGTAGATGTGACGCATCGCCGTGGCGACCTTTTTCCGGTCGCCGTAGGAGATGAACCGCATCGTATTGCGGATCACGTGCACCACACAGGTTTGCACGGTGACCTTGTCGAACACGCTGCGCGCGGCGTCAGGCAGCCCGGTCAGCCCGTCGCAGCACAGGATGAGGACGTCGCGCAGGCCCCGGTTGCGCAGCTGCGTGAGCACGTGCGCCCAGAACTTCGCGCCCTCCTCCGCGGCGATCCAGATCCCCAGCACGTCCTTCAACCCGTCGACGTCGACGCCCACGACCAGGTGTGCGGACTTCAGCGTGACCGAGCCGCGGTCGCGGACCCGGATCCGGATGGCGTCGACGTAGACGATCGGGTAGACCTCGTCGACCGGCCGGTTCTGCCACAGTGTGATCTCGTCCACGACCACGTCGGTGATCTTGGAGATCAGCGCCGGCGACGTGTTGATGTCGTAGATCTCCTTCAGGTGCGCCTCGATCTCCCGGGTCGATAGCCCGCGCGCATACAACGACAGAATGATGTCCTCGATCGCGCCGACACGCCGGGAGTGTTTCGGCACGATCTGCGGGGCGAATGTCGAATTCCGGTCTCGTGGCACGGTCACGTTCACCGGGCCGGCCGTCGTCGCGACCGTCTTGGCCGAACGCCCATTCCGGGAGTTCCCCGATCCGCGCCCAGCCGGATCGCCGGGCTCATAACCGAGATGATCGGTCATCTCGGTCTCCAACGCCCGCTCCAGAACTCTCGACGTCAACCGATTCAACAACCCATGAACACCATCAACCGGTGTCCCGGACGACTCGGCATCCGCCAACAGATTGTCAATCGCCTCATCCGACAACACCGCCGCCAACCGACGAGCTGCCTCATCCGAGGAATCGACAACCTTCTCCTGCTCCGACACAAAGAATCCTCTCGCGGCCACGACGCAAACACGCCCGGACCAATCCTGGCCCACCCGGCCTTACACGAAAGATTCAACACGCCCGTCATCGTCGCGCGAAGCGCCAATAGTCCGCTTGAGGCGCGGGTGCGCGGCTAAGACAATGGGCAGCAGGGGGAACGCCCAACTCGGCACACCCTCGGCCAACGTCCGCACTACGCCGGCGAACTCCCCGGCGAACCTCCCCGTATCTTCGCCACCCGTTCGCGCACCGCCGGGACCACCTCGGACGTGAACAGCTCGAGCTGGGCGGCCGGGTCGGTGATCGTCCACAGCACGAACGTGTCGAAGCCCAGCTCGACCGCCCACTCCGTGAGCGACTCGACCCACAGCTCGACCGGGCCGACCAGCCCCTGGCCGCCGCTGTACGGGCCAATCGCGCCGAGGACGTTGTACAGCCGGCGCACGTCGCGCGGGTCGCGTCCGGCCGCACGAGCCGCGTCGTCGACCAGGGTCTGCCGCTCGAGGACCTGCTCCGGCGGCACGTAGATGTTCAGCGGCGACACCCATCCGTCGCCCACTCGGCCGGTGACGCCGAGCATCTTCGGACGTTGGCTGCCGACCCAGATCTCGACCGGCTGCGGCGGCACGGGGCCGGCCTGGTAGCCGGCGATGCGGTGCTGGGCGGTGTTCGTGCGGATCGCCTCGCCGGCGAGGGCGGCGCGGACGATGCCGATGCCCTCCTCGGTGTATCGCACCATGTCGTCGCCGTGGTGCGGCGTCGCGCCCATCGACGCCACGGCGGCAGCGCTGGGCCCGCCGCCGACGCCGAGTGCGACCCGTCCGGGCACGATCGTGGCCAGCGACGCAGCCGCCTTGGCCAGCATGGCGGGCGGGCGCAGCTGCAGGTCGGCGACGTCGGGGACGACGGCGACGCGCTCGGTGCGGGCGGCCAGGACGCTGAGCATCGTCCAGACGTCCAGGTAGCCGGGCAGGTAGGCGTGGTCCTGGACGGCGAGGTACTCCAGCCCGGCGCGGTCGGCCTGCCGGGCGAGGTCGAGCGCGGACCCGAAGTCCGCGGCGGTGGGGTCGAGGCTGACCCCGAAGGTGAGGGGACGTCCGTAGTCAGTCACCCTCTCATCATCGGCGCCCGAGGCACCGAAGGCGACATGACGATAAGCGACTTACCTTGGATAAGTCAGTGATGTACCCGGTAGCGGAGGTGGGTGGCCTCGCGGCCCTCGAGACTGCGGACGAGTTCGAGCTCGACGCGCTCCCCGGCGGCGCTGTCGAACAGCGGGCGGCCGCCGCCGAGCAGCACCGGGACCACGTGCAGCTCCAGTTCGTCCAGCTGGCCGGCCCGCAGCAGCGACTGGGCCGCGCCCGCGCCGTGCACCATGACGGCGCGGTCGCCGGCCGCGGCCCGGGCGTCGGCGGCGCAGGCGAGCACGTCGGTGTAGAAGCGGGCGCTGCCGGGCGCCACGTCACCGTCGTCGACGTGGTGGGTGAGCACGTTGATCGGGACGCCGTCGTGGTGGTCGCCCTGCCAGCGTCCGGCCAGTTCGAACGTGCGCCGCCCGGAGATCACGGCGCCGGTGGCCAACGCCTCGCTGTACACCTGCCCGTTGATGCCCGGGCCCAGGCGGTCGTCGAGCCAGTCGAACAGCCGCCCGCCACCTCGCCCCAACTCCTGCCCGGGGCGGTCGTCCGGGCCGGCGATGAAGCCGTCCAGGGACATTGACATGTAGAGGCGGATCGGCGCGGTCTGGGTCATCGGTGCTCCATCCGGATCACAGGGACGGCGGGAAGCCGAACACTCGGGCCGGATCGTACCGGCGCTTGACGGCGGCCAGCCGGGGCAGGTTCGCGCCGTGGTAGGCGGCCGGGCTGTCGGGCAGGGCGAGGTCGGGGAAGTTCGGGTAGACGTGGCCGGAGCCGTCGGCGTGCGCGATCGCCCACGACGTGTCCGCCCAGGCCGATGACGCGGCGGCGCCGTGCTCGAGCAGGAACCGCTCGCCACGGTGGGCGAACGCCGTCGCGTCGGCGAGGACGCGGTTGTAGGCGCCGCCCATCGGGGTGAACGCGAGCCGTCGCGGCCCGTCGTCATCGTCGCCGGCCCGGGCGGTGAGCGAAGCGCACAGCGCGTCGACCGTCGACCGCCGCAGCGGTCCTGCGAAGAACTCCGACCGGATCCGCCGGCCCCCGGGCGCGGCGTCCAGCGGGTCCGGCCCGGCGAGGACCGTCTTGAGCCGCGAGTACGGCAACCCGCCGTGCAGGTCGAGCGGCGCGCCGACGGCCGCGCGGAACCCGTCGAGCAGCGCGTGGGTCGGCGCCTCAGGCAGCAGCGAGGCGCCGCCGAGACGCACCTCGACCGGCCGCCCCGGCAACGCCAGCACCTCCAGGCCGACGGTGACCTCGTCAGGCGCGTCCGGGGCCCAGTCCTGCCACGCCTCGATCACCTCCGCCAGCGGCGCCCGCGGCGCTCCGAACCCGACCCGCGTCGTCACGGGCTCCGGCACGGTGTCGAAGACCAGCGAGGTGACGACGCCGACCTGGCCGCCGCCCGCGCCCCTCAGCGCCCAGAACAGCTCCGGCTCGCGGTCCCGGTCGCAGTCGACGACGGCGCCGCCCGCCAGCACGACCCGCGCGCCGGCCAGCCGGTCGCAGGTCAGCCCGTAGCGCCGTCCGAGCAGCCCGATGCCCCCGCCCAGCGTCAGCCCGGCGATACCCACCGTCGGGCCGCAGCCGGCCGGCAGCGTCCGCCCGTGCCGCGCCAGCGCGCCGTACACCCCGGCCAGCCGCGCCCCGGCGCCGATCGTCGCCACCCCGCCGTCGGCCACGGACACGTCGTCGAGCAGGCCGAGGTCCAGCAGGATGCCCTCGGTGGACGACCGGCCGGCGAAGCAGTGGCCACCACCACGCGGCACGACGGGTGTCCCGGTCGCCCGCGCGTGCTCCAGTGTCCGCGCGACGTCCTCGGCCGAGCGGCAGCGCACCACGAGCCGGGGCCGCACGTGCGCGAACCGCACGTCGGCCGGGCGGTAGGCCGCCTCGTAGCCGGGGGAGCCGGGCTCGTACACCTCACCGTCGAGGGCCGCAGCGATCATGCCGCCGACGCTACGGCCGCCCGGCACGCCCCGATTGAACGAAACGGCCAGGCGTCAGCCGCGTTGCCAGCGCGCGATGGAGTCGTACGCCCCGAACTCCGGCATCGGCTCACGCAGCTCGGGGTGGTCGGCGGGGTCGAACGTCGCCTCGATGACCTCGGCGGTGGGCTGGCCCTTCGCCCGCACCTCGGTGCGCAGCAGGCCGTTCGGCCGCGTCCACGTCGACTCCTGGCTGGTGATGTCGCGCGGGCCCTCGAACTGGCGTCGACGGGTCTGCTCGAGCCACAGGCCGTCGCCGCCCGGGTCGGCGACGAATTTGTACTGCCCGGCCGGGCGGCGCTCCTCGTCGAGCAGGAAGACGTCGACGACCGGCGGCCGGAAGTTGAGGTCCAGCGCGACGACCGGCCGGCCGTCGTCCTCGAGGAGGACGGCGTAGCGCTCGCGCGCCTCGTGCCGCCGGCGGGCCTCGTCCTCGGTCAGGCTCTCTCCGAAACTGTGCGTGGAGCGGTTCCAGAGGTTGCCGTACGAGATGGCGTCGGTCATCAGGTGTAGACCCTTCCAGTGTCGTCCCGGATCTCGACACCCAGTCTGCGCGCCTCGGCCAGGATGTTCTCCGGTATCGGCGCATTCTGCACGGGGACGAGCAGGACGGGCCGGCCGTCCAGCGTCGCCCCGCGCATGGCCTCGGGGGTGGACGGGACGTCGGCGATCGGCGTCCCGGGCGGGTACTTGTTCCCGAGCGACCGGATCTCGGTGAGCGCGTGCTGCTCGGTGACCTCGGCGAGCTGGGTGGACTTGATCTCGATGATCTCATCGCCGTCGATGTAGCCGTCGACGATGTTGTACGGGTAGCTGTCGCGGTAGACGGGGTTGCCGGCCTCGTCGACCATCGGCCGGCCGGTCTCGGGGTCGATCGCCCGCTGCTGGACCCGTAGCTGGGTGGTGCCGCCCGCGCCCTCGATGACCGGCGTCTGGGCCCGCTCGAACTCGTTGCCGCGGATGATGTTGCGCAGCCACTCGGGCATCTCGCGCCGGTACACGCCGCCGACCGGCGCGCCGCTGGTGGCGATGCGGACGCCGGCGCCCGGGTTGGCGTTGACCACCCGGGCGCCGTCGAGCTGACGGCTGATGGCGGCGAGCTCGTCGGCGCTGAGCGCCCGGCGCACCCACTTGCCGCCGACCGCCGTCCAGCCGATGACGGGGATCACGCCGGCCGCGGACAGCCCGGCGTTGACGTAGTCGCCCTCGGCTGTGTACCAGGCCGCGTTGACGGCGTCGGCCGGCTCGCCCAGCAGCGGGATCAGGCCGACGACGTCGAGGATGGTGTGCCCGAGCCGGGAGAGCCAGTTGCGGTCGTACTCCGCCTGCGCCTCTTCCTGCTCGGTCGTGATGGTCTCGATCAGCTCGCCGGCATGGGCGGCGATGTCGGCGCTGACGGTGCTGCCGCCCTCGAACGGCGTCACCGCCGCCTGCAGAGCTGCCTGGAACCCGGCGCCGCCGTCGCTCTGCCAGCCGCGGCGCAAGCAGTACTCGAGGAACCCGGAGGTGTCGACCTCGACGCCCTCGATCTCGACGGTGCCGGTGGTGGAGTCGTCGAAGACCCACTGCGCGGCCTCGGGGTTCGTGCCCATCGCGGCCAGGACGCCGGCCAGCGGGTCGCCGAAGCTGTCGCCACCGGGCGCGACCAGCGGGATCTCGTTGCCCCACGCCTCACGGCCCATGAGCTGTTCGCCGCCGTAGAGCTGCTCCGCCGCGTAGAAGAGGAACGGCGTGCTGAACTGGCCGCGCGAGATCACCAGCGCGAGCGCCGAGGCCTGCCCGGGGAACGCGTCGTCGTCGAGGCCGGTGTACGGGGTGGCCACGGCCTCGACCCACCGGTCGCGGATGTCGTTGGGCAGGCGCAGGTCGGCGTCGGTGCGGGTGGCCAGGCCCAGGGCGCCGCCCAGCCCGGACAGCAGCGACTCGTACTGGGCGTCGACGTCCTCGTGGTCGACCAGCGGGTTGTCGACCGCGCGCTGCCGGTACGCCGACACCTCCGAGACCAGGATCGCGACGGCCTTGGGGTCGGTCGTGCGGGCCAGCTCCTGAGCGAAGTACGGGTCGGTGGAGTTGGCCTCCAGCAGGTCCAGCAGCTCCTGCGGGATGCCGTACTGGTCGAGGACCTCGTCGGAGACGGTGGGGTCGAGGCCGTTCTCCTCGATCAGCTCGGCGGCGCGGCGCGCGGCCTCGCGCGCCTCCTCGGGCGTGAGGGTCGAGAGCAGGCTCTCGTCGATGGTGACGATGAACTGCTGGCCGGGCGTCTGCGCCTCGATGGCTTCGGCCATGGCCAGCCGCCGGCGCACGCCGGGCAGCTGGTCGGCGACCCAGGTGTCGACGCCGTCGAGCCGGCTCACCGACGACGTGTCGAGGTCGACGCCCTCGAGGACGCCGGACATGGAGGTCTTGCTCTGCCCGACGGTGCTGCTGGCGGTCTCCATGGCGGAGACGAGCGAGGACATCTGCGCGATGTCGATGGATGCGGTGGCCATCAGGGCGTCCAGCGTCCGTCGGGGGAGTCGGGCGGGACCATCTCGGGCCGGCCGCGGATCGCGTCGTCGACCTCGGCCACGGCCTCGTCGGCGGTGGTGTCGAGCGCGGTGTTCTGCTGGCCGAGCGCGGTGTAGAACTCGTCGGCCGTGGTGCTGACCCACGCGCCGTTGTCCATCGCGGTCTTGACGTCCTTCAGGTGGTCGCGCATGTGCCCGGCGAGGCGGTCGGCGTCGATGCGGGCGTCGCGCAACGCCGCGAGATACGGGTTGGGTATGTCGTCGGACATCGCTCTCCGTTCTCGCGTGACTACGGCTGGCGGTACAGCCAGGTCGCGCTGGAGCGCAGCGTCGCCTGCAGGGCCAGCAGCAGGTCGGAGCGTACGGCGGGCATCGGCCGGACGGTGCTGGCGACGTTCTGCGCCGGCGTGCCCTGGACGCCCAGCAGCAGCTGCAGGTGCAGCGCCCGCAGGTAGTCGAGGGTGTTCTCGCGAGCGGCGGCACGCGACGACGGCGGGCGGGCGTCGTCGCGCCAGGCCTTGGCCAGCCGGTCCAGCCAGCCCTCCAGCGGCTCGATGGTGACGAGGTCGCGGTGCAGCACCGACATCGTCGCGTACGCCAGCCGCAGCTCCTCGCCGGCGGAGAAGCGGTGCCGGGTCGGCGTGGTCAGCCGCTCGGCCACGACGTCGAGCAGGACGCGCAGCTCGTCGGCGCCCAGGTGCCGCGACGCGCTCAGCGCACCGAGCACGTCGGCGCCGTGCACGACGGCGTTGGCCCAGCCCTGGCTGGGCGTCCAGCCGCGCAGGTCGCGCTCGCCGAGGATCCAGCCGACCGCTTGGTCGGCCCAGGTGAGCACCGCGGCGGGGTGCAGCCCGTGGGTGACGTTGTCGCGGGCGATGACCTCGGCCAGGACGCTCGCCGAGAAGGAGCGGCGCAGGACGGAGTCGGTGCCCTCCTCGCCGAGGCCCTTCTTCAGCCCGAGCGCCAGCCCGTCGCCGAGCCCGATGAGCAGATCGTCGTAGACGCCTTCGCGGATCCAGGTCTGCAGGACCGACCGGGCGATGTCCTCGCGCACGTGCGGGTCGGTGTCGCCGAGCATGGTGACCAGCTCGATCGTGAGCTCGTCGAGGGCAGCACCCTGGGGTAGCCGGAAGCCGTCGGCGACGACCTGCTCCCAGTAGGACTGCTGCACGGAGCAATCCTCGCAGAACCACCTCCGTGGAGGGAAGCGACGTGACGAGAGCTACGCTCGGTGACGTGCCGTCGCTCAACGACGTTGTCCAGCGTCACACCGATCTCTCCGAGGCCGACCTCGACTGGTTGCATGCCCTCATCGCCGACTGGCAGCTGCTGGCCGACCTCTCCTTCGCCGACCTCGTGCTCTGGGTGCCCGACCGCGACGGCGAGGGCTACCGGGCCGTGGCCCAGATGCGCCCGACCACCGGCCCGACGGCCTACGTCGAGGACCTGGTCGGTACGTACCTCGTGAAGGGCCGGCGTCCGCTCATCGACACCGCCTACACCGAGGGCGTCATCCGCCGCGAGGGCGACCCCGAGTGGTGGGACGACGTCCCGGTGCGGGTCGAGGCCATCCCGGTGCGCCACGACGGCCGGGTGATCGCCGTCATCGGCCGGCACACCAACCTCATCGCGGTCCGCACGCCCAGCCGCCTGGAGCTGTCCTACCTCGAGTGCGGCAGCCAGCTGGCCACGCTGATCACCGAGGGCCGCTTCCCGCACACCACGCGCACCGACATGGGCCGGCGCGGAGCCCCCCGGGTCGGCGATGGCCTGGTCCGCATGGACGCCGACGGCCTCGCGCTCTACGCCAGCCCCAACGCCGTCTCCGTCTACCGGCGGCTCGGGCTCGCCGCGGACCTCGTCGGCCAGCACCTGGGCAAGGCCACCGCAGCCCTGGCGCCGCCGCCGGGTGCGCGCGACGAGCCGCTGGAGGACGTGCTGGGCGGCAGGCAGCACATCCGCACCGAGATCGAGGGCAACGGCACGGTCATGACGTTGCGGATCATCCCGCTCGACCCGGGCGGTCAGCACGTCGGCGCGCTGGCGCTGTGCCGCGACGTCACGGAGGTGCGGCGGCGCGAGCGGGAGCTGCTGACCAAGGACGCGACCATCCGCGAGATCCACCACCGGGTCAAGAACAACCTGCAGACGGTGGCGGCGCTGCTGCGGCTGCAGTCGCGGCGCATCGCGTCGGCCGAGGGCCGGGCGGCGCTGGACGAGGCGGTCCGCCGGGTCGGCTCCATCGCGATCGTGCACGAGACCCTGTCGCAGACCGTCGACGACACCGTCGCGTTCGACGACGTCGCCGACCGGCTGCTGGGCATGGTCGCCGAGGTGGCCGCTACGACGTCCGACGTGCGGGCCACGCGGTCGGGGACGTTCGGCATCCTGGCCGCCGAGACGGCGACGCCGCTGGCCATGACGCTCACCGAGGTGCTGCAGAACGCCGTCGAGCACGGCCTCGGCCGCCGCGGCGGCGCGGTGCTGCTGACGGCGGAGCGGTCGGACGGGCGGCTGCTGCTGACGGTCGAGGACGACGGCGTCGGCCTGCCGCCCGGCTTCGACGCGACGACCACCGGGAACCTGGGGCTGCAGATCGTCCGGAGCCTGGTGGTCGGGGAGCTGAGCGGGACGCTGGAGATCGGGCCGCGGACCGGCGGCGGCACCCGGGTGGTGCTGGACCTCCCGGTCAAGGCCGACTCGCCGCGCTGACCAGGGCGCGCTGGCGGGGCGGCGCGAGCCGGGTCCGGACATACCGACGCCCCGCCATTCCGGGGTTCTGGCGGGGCGTAGCGTTTCAGCGCAGGTGCCGGGTGGGTTCCGGCGTCAGTAGGCTCGGGCGCGGGCTCGGGCGTTGCGGCGCTTGAGGGCGCGGCGCTCGTCCTCGGACAGCCCACCCCACACGCCGGCGTCCTGACCGCTCTCGAGTGCCCAGCTCAGGCAGGACTCGCGGACGTCGCAACGGCGGCAGACGGTCTTGGCCTCCTCGATCTGGAGCAGCGCGGGCCCGGTGTTCCCGATCGGGAAGAACAGCTCTGGGTCCTCGTCGCGACAGGCGGCACGGTGGCGCCAATCCATGGTTCTCACAGCTCCTTATGGTGTCGTGCCGGACGGCTCGGCCGTCCAGCCACGTTGCAGTACGTGAATTCGTTCACGAATCCCTGCCCGGCCCTGTGGCTCCGTGGGGCCGAGGGGGATGACGCGAAGTCTTGCGGCGATCTACTGCGCGCTCGTGGCGCGCGGGTGACCGCGTCGCCCTACCAGGGTGACAAGTTCGTGATGCATCTACAAGGGCTTTGTGTAATCCGTCTCATGAAGGTCGGTGTAGCGTCGGTCACAGCATCGGTTCAAAACAGCCAAGATGGGACCATAACCGGCACCTCTAGCCCTGGCAAGGGTCCTGCGCACCTGCATCTGGCAGGTTCGACCTGCTCGCCGGCTTCGGATCGACGGAGTTCCGCTCAGTAGGCGATGCGCACCGCTCGCGGCACCGACGTCAGCGTGACCTCGGTCCGCTCGCCGATGTAGTCGCCGTCGACCTGCACCGGCAGCGGCTCGGGCGCGCGCAGCACGATCTCCTTGCGGTCGTGCAACGACACGACGGCCCGCCCGCGCGGCCCGCGCCGCGTCGTCAGCTGGGCCAGGTGCACCAGTGTCGGCGCCAGCCGCAGGCTGGTCAGCCCGAACACGTCGAGACCGGCGTTGAGGTCGGAGAACGGCGTCGGGCGCAGCGGCCGGGCGCCGAGATATGTCCACGGCGTGCAGTTGGTGACGATGACGACCGCCAGCTCACGCACCGGCAGCCCGCCGTCGGCGGTGAGCTCGATGACGCCGTGCCGCCGCTCGGGCTGGGCGAAGAACCGGCGGATGGCGGTGCGGACGTACAACTGGACGGTGGACACCCGGCCGCGTTCGCGCTCGGCCTCGACGGCCTTGATGACGTCGGCGTCGAGCCCGAACCCCGCGGTGAAGGTGAAGTAGCGGTCGTCGAGCCGGCCCAGGCCGATGCTCTGCCGCCGGCCGGTACGCAGCGCGTCCAGCAGCAGTCCGGTCGCCTCGATGGCGTTCTCGGGGATGCCGAGGTTGCGGGCCAGCACGTTGGTGCTGCCGCCCGGGATGATCGCGACGTCGGGGATGGTCTCGCCGGCGGCCGGCGCGGGGTCGAGCAGGCCGTTGACGACCTCGTTCACCGTGCCGTCGCCGCCGACCGACACGACCAGGCCGACGCCGTCGGCGCGGGCCTTCCTGGTCAGCTCCGTGGCGTGGCCCCGGTGGGTGGTCTCGGCGACCTGGATGTCGAGGTCGTTGCTCAGCGCCGAGAGCAGCACGTCGCGCGTGCGTAGGGACGTCGTCGTGGCGTTCGGGTTCAGGACGACGAGGGCGCGCATGGTTGACAGCCTACGGTCCGCGGTTCCGCCGCCGGTCAGCGGAACATGCCCTCGCGCAGTTGGATCAAGGTGCGCGCCAGCAGCCGGGACACGTGCATCTGCGAGATGCCGATCTCGCCGGCGATCTGCGACTGCGTCATGCCGCGGAAGAACCGCAGCACGATGATGCGCCGTTCGCGGTCGGGCAGGCCGTCGAGCATGCGGGCCAGCGTCTCGCGGTTCTCGACGCCCTCGAGCGCCTCGTCGTCCTTGCCGATGGTCTCGATGGTGCTGGGCGCGTTGTCGCCCGGCTCAGGGGAGTCGAGCGAGACGGTGCTGTAGGCGGCCGCCGTCTCCAGCGCCTCGAGCACCTCGTCCTCGGTGGTGCGGGTGGCCTGGGCCAGCTCGGCGATGGTCGGCGACCGGCCCAGCTGCTGCAACAGCTCCGTCGTGGCCGTGCTGATGGACAGCCGCAGCTCCTGTAGCCGCCGGGGCACCCGGATGGCCCAGCCCTTGTCGCGGAACCAGCGCTTGATCTCGCCGAGGATGGTCGGGGTGGCGTACGTCGAGAACTCGGCGCCGCGGCCGGGGTCGTAGCGGTCGATCGCCTTGATCAGCCCGATGGTGGCGACCTGGACGAGGTCCTCGTACGGCTCGCCGCGGCCGGCGAACCGGCGGGCCAGGTGCTCGGCCAGCGGCAGGTGCAGGGTCGCCAGCCGGTTGCGGACCTCGGCCCGCTCGGGGTCGTCGGCGTCGAGGCGGGACAGCCGCTCGAGCAGCGCCCGGCTGGTGACGCGGTCGACGGTGCCGCGCTGGGTCTCACCCTCGGGGGTGTCGGACTCGAGCGGCCCGACCGCCACCACCGGCCGGACGACGTCGACGACCGGACCGGCGGGCTCGTCCGTGGCCTCGCTGGTCAGCCGCGCCTCGGCAGCTCCCACCGCCTGTCTCAACCTCGCTTCTTGCGCAGCATGATGGACACCCGGCCGTCCTCGGCCCGCGAGGCCACCTCGCCGGCCAGCGCGGACAGGACCGTCCACGCGAAGCTGTCGCGGCTGGGGAGGTCGGTCTGCGCGGCCGGTACGGACACCACCACGTCGAGGATGTCGGTGTGCAGCTGGAAGCTGCAGTGCATGTTCGAGCCGGGGACGGCGAGCGGGAGCAGCATGGCGCCGGCCTCGTCGACCGCGATGCGCAGGTCCTCGATCTCGTCGAGCGTGAACCCGAGCCTCGCGGCCAGCCGGGCGGCGGTGGTCCGCAGCACAGTGAGGTAAGCGCTGGACGCCGGTACCTGCAGCTCCACCAGGTCACCGAACGACGAACCGGACTCGCTCACCAAACCTCCTCGTGTGTCTTGCTCCCCCGACCAGAGTGTCACACCCCGGCCACGTACGCCCCGACGCATCCTGCCATCCGAGCCGGTCGGCGTGAACCGGTGCGGCCGGATCAACTCGTTGGGCTCGGGGATGTTCGCCGCCTACGCCAGCCGTCGCCACGTTCCCTCGGAGACGATGTCGACGGCCTCGTGGACGACGATCGCGTCCAGCGACGGCAGCAGGTCCGCCACCCGAGTTGGCGGATGGTCCGCCTCACAGACTCGCTCATTTAGGCTCGGGGGATGTTCGCCGCCTACGCCTCGACGATGGAC is from Jiangella alkaliphila and encodes:
- a CDS encoding diacylglycerol/lipid kinase family protein, yielding MRALVVLNPNATTTSLRTRDVLLSALSNDLDIQVAETTHRGHATELTRKARADGVGLVVSVGGDGTVNEVVNGLLDPAPAAGETIPDVAIIPGGSTNVLARNLGIPENAIEATGLLLDALRTGRRQSIGLGRLDDRYFTFTAGFGLDADVIKAVEAERERGRVSTVQLYVRTAIRRFFAQPERRHGVIELTADGGLPVRELAVVIVTNCTPWTYLGARPLRPTPFSDLNAGLDVFGLTSLRLAPTLVHLAQLTTRRGPRGRAVVSLHDRKEIVLRAPEPLPVQVDGDYIGERTEVTLTSVPRAVRIAY
- a CDS encoding ATP-binding protein; its protein translation is MVSESGSSFGDLVELQVPASSAYLTVLRTTAARLAARLGFTLDEIEDLRIAVDEAGAMLLPLAVPGSNMHCSFQLHTDILDVVVSVPAAQTDLPSRDSFAWTVLSALAGEVASRAEDGRVSIMLRKKRG
- a CDS encoding WhiB family transcriptional regulator, coding for MDWRHRAACRDEDPELFFPIGNTGPALLQIEEAKTVCRRCDVRESCLSWALESGQDAGVWGGLSEDERRALKRRNARARARAY
- a CDS encoding DUF2785 domain-containing protein, with protein sequence MQQSYWEQVVADGFRLPQGAALDELTIELVTMLGDTDPHVREDIARSVLQTWIREGVYDDLLIGLGDGLALGLKKGLGEEGTDSVLRRSFSASVLAEVIARDNVTHGLHPAAVLTWADQAVGWILGERDLRGWTPSQGWANAVVHGADVLGALSASRHLGADELRVLLDVVAERLTTPTRHRFSAGEELRLAYATMSVLHRDLVTIEPLEGWLDRLAKAWRDDARPPSSRAAARENTLDYLRALHLQLLLGVQGTPAQNVASTVRPMPAVRSDLLLALQATLRSSATWLYRQP
- a CDS encoding sensor histidine kinase; translation: MPSLNDVVQRHTDLSEADLDWLHALIADWQLLADLSFADLVLWVPDRDGEGYRAVAQMRPTTGPTAYVEDLVGTYLVKGRRPLIDTAYTEGVIRREGDPEWWDDVPVRVEAIPVRHDGRVIAVIGRHTNLIAVRTPSRLELSYLECGSQLATLITEGRFPHTTRTDMGRRGAPRVGDGLVRMDADGLALYASPNAVSVYRRLGLAADLVGQHLGKATAALAPPPGARDEPLEDVLGGRQHIRTEIEGNGTVMTLRIIPLDPGGQHVGALALCRDVTEVRRRERELLTKDATIREIHHRVKNNLQTVAALLRLQSRRIASAEGRAALDEAVRRVGSIAIVHETLSQTVDDTVAFDDVADRLLGMVAEVAATTSDVRATRSGTFGILAAETATPLAMTLTEVLQNAVEHGLGRRGGAVLLTAERSDGRLLLTVEDDGVGLPPGFDATTTGNLGLQIVRSLVVGELSGTLEIGPRTGGGTRVVLDLPVKADSPR
- a CDS encoding RNA polymerase sigma factor SigF — translated: MDGPVRAGRRGGLAGRGRPGVHHAAQEARLRQAVGAAEARLTSEATDEPAGPVVDVVRPVVAVGPLESDTPEGETQRGTVDRVTSRALLERLSRLDADDPERAEVRNRLATLHLPLAEHLARRFAGRGEPYEDLVQVATIGLIKAIDRYDPGRGAEFSTYATPTILGEIKRWFRDKGWAIRVPRRLQELRLSISTATTELLQQLGRSPTIAELAQATRTTEDEVLEALETAAAYSTVSLDSPEPGDNAPSTIETIGKDDEALEGVENRETLARMLDGLPDRERRIIVLRFFRGMTQSQIAGEIGISQMHVSRLLARTLIQLREGMFR